One part of the Arabidopsis thaliana chromosome 1 sequence genome encodes these proteins:
- the SR34 gene encoding RNA-binding (RRM/RBD/RNP motifs) family protein (SR1; FUNCTIONS IN: RNA binding, nucleotide binding, nucleic acid binding; LOCATED IN: interchromatin granule, nuclear speck, nucleus; EXPRESSED IN: 25 plant structures; EXPRESSED DURING: 15 growth stages; CONTAINS InterPro DOMAIN/s: RNA recognition motif, RNP-1 (InterPro:IPR000504), Nucleotide-binding, alpha-beta plait (InterPro:IPR012677); BEST Arabidopsis thaliana protein match is: RNA-binding (RRM/RBD/RNP motifs) family protein (TAIR:AT4G02430.2); Has 35131 Blast hits to 21345 proteins in 1053 species: Archae - 12; Bacteria - 1352; Metazoa - 20795; Fungi - 3692; Plants - 3807; Viruses - 567; Other Eukaryotes - 4906 (source: NCBI BLink).), with the protein MSSRSSRTVYVGNLPGDIREREVEDLFSKYGPVVQIDLKVPPRPPGYAFVEFDDARDAEDAIHGRDGYDFDGHRLRVELAHGGRRSSDDTRGSFNGGGRGGGRGRGDGGSRGPSRRSEFRVLVTGLPSSASWQDLKDHMRKGGDVCFSQVYRDARGTTGVVDYTCYEDMKYALKKLDDTEFRNAFSNGYVRVREYDSRKDSRSPSRGRSYSKSRSRSRGRSVSRSRSRSRSRSRSPKAKSSRRSPAKSTSRSPGPRSKSRSPSPRRWITVETLDHLDHNIISGFL; encoded by the exons ATGAGCAGTCGTTCGAGTAGAACCGTGTACGTCGGAAACCTTCCTGGCGATATCCGTGAGAGAGAGGTCGAAGATTTGTTCAGTAAG TATGGACCTGTTGTTCAAATTGATTTGAAGGTTCCTCCAAGGCCTCCTGGTTATGCATTCGTTGAG TTTGATGATGCTCGGGATGCTGAAGATGCTATTCATGGTCGTGATGGCTATGACTTTGATGGGCATCGTTTGAGG GTGGAATTGGCGCATGGTGGGAGGCGTTCATCAGATGATACTCGGGGTAGTTTCAATGGTGGTGGCCGTGGTGGTGGTCGCGGCCGTGGTGATGGTGGTAGTCGTGGGCCATCTAGGAGATCAGAGTTTCGTG TTCTAGTCACAGGCTTGCCTTCATCTGCTTCTTGGCAAGATCTCAAG GATCACATGCGTAAAGGAGGCGATGTCTGTTTCTCGCAAGTGTACCGTGATGCTAGAG GGACAACTGGAGTTGTTGATTACACCTGCTATGAGGACATGAAGTATGCG CTGAAAAAGCTCGACGACACAGAGTTTCGAAATGCGTTTTCGAATGGATATGTCCGG GTTAGAGAATATGATTCAAGGAAGGATTCTAGGAGTCCTAGCCGGGGAAGATCCTATTCTAAGAGCCGCAGCCGCAGCCGTGGACGAAGCGTGAGCCGAAGCAGGAGCAGAAGCAGGAGCAGGAGCAGAAGTCCCAAGGCAAAGTCTTCACGTAGGTCCCCTGCAAAATCTACATCAAGATCTCCTGGCCCCCGCTCGAAGTCAAGGTCACCGTCTCCAAGAAG ATGGATAACAGTGGAGACATTGGATCACTTGGATCACAATATTATATCGGGATTTCTGTAA
- the SR34 gene encoding RNA-binding (RRM/RBD/RNP motifs) family protein: MSSRSSRTVYVGNLPGDIREREVEDLFSKYGPVVQIDLKVPPRPPGYAFVEFDDARDAEDAIHGRDGYDFDGHRLRVELAHGGRRSSDDTRGSFNGGGRGGGRGRGDGGSRGPSRRSEFRVLVTGLPSSASWQDLKDHMRKGGDVCFSQVYRDARGTTGVVDYTCYEDMKYALKKLDDTEFRNAFSNGYVRVREYDSRKDSRSPSRGRSYSKSRSRSRGRSVSRSRSRSRSRSRSPKAKSSRRSPAKSTSRSPGPRSKSRSPSPRRYGFTYD; this comes from the exons ATGAGCAGTCGTTCGAGTAGAACCGTGTACGTCGGAAACCTTCCTGGCGATATCCGTGAGAGAGAGGTCGAAGATTTGTTCAGTAAG TATGGACCTGTTGTTCAAATTGATTTGAAGGTTCCTCCAAGGCCTCCTGGTTATGCATTCGTTGAG TTTGATGATGCTCGGGATGCTGAAGATGCTATTCATGGTCGTGATGGCTATGACTTTGATGGGCATCGTTTGAGG GTGGAATTGGCGCATGGTGGGAGGCGTTCATCAGATGATACTCGGGGTAGTTTCAATGGTGGTGGCCGTGGTGGTGGTCGCGGCCGTGGTGATGGTGGTAGTCGTGGGCCATCTAGGAGATCAGAGTTTCGTG TTCTAGTCACAGGCTTGCCTTCATCTGCTTCTTGGCAAGATCTCAAG GATCACATGCGTAAAGGAGGCGATGTCTGTTTCTCGCAAGTGTACCGTGATGCTAGAG GGACAACTGGAGTTGTTGATTACACCTGCTATGAGGACATGAAGTATGCG CTGAAAAAGCTCGACGACACAGAGTTTCGAAATGCGTTTTCGAATGGATATGTCCGG GTTAGAGAATATGATTCAAGGAAGGATTCTAGGAGTCCTAGCCGGGGAAGATCCTATTCTAAGAGCCGCAGCCGCAGCCGTGGACGAAGCGTGAGCCGAAGCAGGAGCAGAAGCAGGAGCAGGAGCAGAAGTCCCAAGGCAAAGTCTTCACGTAGGTCCCCTGCAAAATCTACATCAAGATCTCCTGGCCCCCGCTCGAAGTCAAGGTCACCGTCTCCAAGAAG ATATGGATTTACATACGACTAG
- the SR34 gene encoding RNA-binding (RRM/RBD/RNP motifs) family protein (SR1; FUNCTIONS IN: RNA binding, nucleotide binding, nucleic acid binding; LOCATED IN: interchromatin granule, nuclear speck, nucleus; EXPRESSED IN: 25 plant structures; EXPRESSED DURING: 15 growth stages; CONTAINS InterPro DOMAIN/s: RNA recognition motif, RNP-1 (InterPro:IPR000504), Nucleotide-binding, alpha-beta plait (InterPro:IPR012677); BEST Arabidopsis thaliana protein match is: RNA-binding (RRM/RBD/RNP motifs) family protein (TAIR:AT4G02430.2); Has 35131 Blast hits to 21345 proteins in 1053 species: Archae - 12; Bacteria - 1352; Metazoa - 20795; Fungi - 3692; Plants - 3807; Viruses - 567; Other Eukaryotes - 4906 (source: NCBI BLink).) translates to MSSRSSRTVYVGNLPGDIREREVEDLFSKYGPVVQIDLKVPPRPPGYAFVEFDDARDAEDAIHGRDGYDFDGHRLRVELAHGGRRSSDDTRGSFNGGGRGGGRGRGDGGSRGPSRRSEFRVLVTGLPSSASWQDLKDHMRKGGDVCFSQVYRDARGTTGVVDYTCYEDMKYALKKLDDTEFRNAFSNGYVRVREYDSRKDSRSPSRGRSYSKSRSRSRGRSVSRSRSRSRSRSRSPKAKSSRRSPAKSTSRSPGPRSKSRSPSPRRSRSRSRSPLPSVQKEGSKSPSKPSPAKSPIHTRSPSR, encoded by the exons ATGAGCAGTCGTTCGAGTAGAACCGTGTACGTCGGAAACCTTCCTGGCGATATCCGTGAGAGAGAGGTCGAAGATTTGTTCAGTAAG TATGGACCTGTTGTTCAAATTGATTTGAAGGTTCCTCCAAGGCCTCCTGGTTATGCATTCGTTGAG TTTGATGATGCTCGGGATGCTGAAGATGCTATTCATGGTCGTGATGGCTATGACTTTGATGGGCATCGTTTGAGG GTGGAATTGGCGCATGGTGGGAGGCGTTCATCAGATGATACTCGGGGTAGTTTCAATGGTGGTGGCCGTGGTGGTGGTCGCGGCCGTGGTGATGGTGGTAGTCGTGGGCCATCTAGGAGATCAGAGTTTCGTG TTCTAGTCACAGGCTTGCCTTCATCTGCTTCTTGGCAAGATCTCAAG GATCACATGCGTAAAGGAGGCGATGTCTGTTTCTCGCAAGTGTACCGTGATGCTAGAG GGACAACTGGAGTTGTTGATTACACCTGCTATGAGGACATGAAGTATGCG CTGAAAAAGCTCGACGACACAGAGTTTCGAAATGCGTTTTCGAATGGATATGTCCGG GTTAGAGAATATGATTCAAGGAAGGATTCTAGGAGTCCTAGCCGGGGAAGATCCTATTCTAAGAGCCGCAGCCGCAGCCGTGGACGAAGCGTGAGCCGAAGCAGGAGCAGAAGCAGGAGCAGGAGCAGAAGTCCCAAGGCAAAGTCTTCACGTAGGTCCCCTGCAAAATCTACATCAAGATCTCCTGGCCCCCGCTCGAAGTCAAGGTCACCGTCTCCAAGAAG ATCGCGTTCAAGATCAAGATCTCCTCTACCTTCT GTTCAGAAGGAAGGAAGCAAGAGCCCTAGCAAGCCAAGTCCAGCCAAGAGTCCTATCCACACTAGGAGTCCATCGAG GTAA